The following coding sequences are from one Leptospira mayottensis 200901116 window:
- the aat gene encoding leucyl/phenylalanyl-tRNA--protein transferase, protein MKDFSDFFRNPHTWDREIVAVGGDLSPERLLYAYKNGIFPWSDQPILWYCLDPRGIFDLNKLHISKRLKRKINQKRYIITFNRAFEQVMRCCAYRPGEETWITDLFIKSYTEFHKLGYAHSIEVWDENGNLGGGAYGVAIGNFFAGESMFSFISDFGKIGLFHLFEALKKDQFTLFDTQQLNIVTLCLGAYQIPKKEYLRRLESAVASGKKWNPLRTVF, encoded by the coding sequence TTGAAAGATTTTTCTGATTTTTTTCGAAACCCTCATACTTGGGATCGTGAAATTGTCGCAGTGGGTGGGGACCTTTCTCCCGAACGACTTTTATACGCCTATAAAAATGGAATTTTTCCTTGGTCGGATCAGCCGATTCTTTGGTATTGTCTGGACCCAAGAGGAATTTTCGATCTCAATAAACTTCACATTTCAAAACGATTGAAAAGGAAAATCAATCAAAAACGTTATATAATTACTTTTAACCGAGCCTTCGAACAAGTTATGCGCTGTTGTGCATACCGCCCCGGTGAAGAAACCTGGATCACGGATCTTTTTATTAAAAGCTACACCGAATTTCACAAACTAGGTTACGCTCATTCCATAGAAGTTTGGGATGAAAACGGAAATTTAGGAGGCGGGGCTTATGGAGTTGCAATTGGAAATTTTTTTGCAGGTGAGTCCATGTTTTCTTTCATTTCAGATTTCGGTAAAATCGGACTCTTTCATTTATTCGAAGCCTTAAAAAAAGATCAATTCACACTGTTTGATACCCAACAGCTAAACATTGTTACCCTATGTTTGGGGGCCTATCAAATTCCAAAAAAAGAATATCTTAGACGTTTGGAATCCGCCGTTGCTTCCGGTAAAAAATGGAATCCTCTACGTACTGTTTTCTAA
- the thpR gene encoding RNA 2',3'-cyclic phosphodiesterase produces the protein MRTFLGISIPEEVKEQLTSICYGLPDVRWVLKENFHITLVFLGEQSNEQIDTLSEFCSQISFPEFDLNLKSVGTFGKKKSPSILFTALNLSPELLQLQKTLDFGARRLGLSPDRQEYHPHLTIGRFKNSNETRVLTYLEEFAGFTSSHFRVSEFHIYSSKTFSDGPIYSIEESFSLLPSYKNNKRLES, from the coding sequence ATGAGAACTTTTCTTGGAATTTCAATTCCGGAAGAAGTGAAAGAACAACTAACCTCAATTTGCTACGGTCTTCCTGATGTACGATGGGTTTTAAAAGAAAATTTTCATATCACCTTAGTTTTTTTAGGCGAACAATCCAACGAACAAATAGATACTTTATCCGAATTTTGTTCCCAGATTTCCTTTCCGGAATTTGATTTAAACCTAAAATCCGTAGGAACTTTTGGGAAAAAAAAATCCCCTTCGATTCTTTTTACAGCTCTAAATTTATCCCCAGAACTTTTACAACTTCAAAAAACTTTAGATTTCGGCGCTCGTAGACTTGGCCTTTCTCCAGATCGACAAGAATATCATCCTCATCTTACGATCGGTCGTTTTAAAAATTCGAACGAAACAAGAGTGCTAACATATTTGGAAGAATTTGCCGGTTTTACCTCCTCGCATTTTAGAGTTTCCGAATTTCATATCTATTCATCCAAAACTTTTTCAGACGGGCCTATCTATTCCATTGAAGAATCTTTTTCACTTTTACCGTCTTACAAAAATAATAAGAGGCTCGAATCATAA
- the pabB gene encoding aminodeoxychorismate synthase component I — protein sequence MIIEELIFSDQPFMIFDEGFHPFGKIIFRNPIKTIEAYCFDTLSTSLNEIDDYLKQGYYVAGFISYEVGYFFFNMNWKKNETGLPILHFAVFQNPEKLPEIQTGLSQNYGFYISSMPNHENYVQSLDTIRVKLYQGEIYQINYTDKISFDFEGDILSFYKILSQRQPVAYGSWIRFRDIDVLSFSPELFFERKGTTLVTKPMKGTYQRGKSEKEDEKNVRILLNSEKEKAENLMITDLMRNDLGKISKKGSVQVPALFSVEKYKTIFQMTSTIRSELSDWVEWKDIFRELFPGGSITGAPKFRAMQLIQQLEKARGIYTGAIGVIGPNQDAVFSIGIRTLELKKGKGNIGIGSGITWDSDPEKEWLEILEKAKFFTEAPQGFSLFETILYKNGIFYFLKEHLERIKKSAKIFRFPFSKKEWDTSLKQIASISPGPNSYRIKISLNSLGKFHFESHKLSKFQKEGILQISEIEIDSSSEFRKHKTNLREIYDREGKYSRDAGYIDTLYLNEKKEITEGSISNIFVKIGDSYFTPPISSGVLPGIFRNRLLKRNGFYEKTLSLDDLQRSSSVFLCNSLRGILRVKEVRNSKKE from the coding sequence ATGATAATCGAAGAACTCATATTCTCTGACCAGCCCTTTATGATTTTCGACGAAGGATTTCATCCTTTCGGAAAAATTATCTTCCGCAATCCCATTAAAACGATCGAGGCATATTGTTTCGATACATTGTCAACTTCTTTGAACGAAATAGACGATTATTTAAAACAGGGGTATTACGTAGCGGGTTTTATTTCTTATGAGGTAGGTTATTTTTTTTTCAATATGAATTGGAAAAAAAACGAGACGGGTTTACCAATTTTACACTTTGCTGTTTTCCAAAACCCAGAAAAGCTTCCGGAAATTCAAACAGGACTTTCGCAAAACTACGGCTTTTATATTTCTTCGATGCCGAATCATGAAAACTATGTTCAAAGTTTGGATACCATCCGAGTTAAACTTTATCAAGGAGAAATTTATCAGATTAACTATACAGACAAGATTTCTTTCGATTTCGAAGGGGATATATTATCATTTTATAAAATATTATCCCAAAGACAACCAGTTGCTTATGGTTCTTGGATTCGATTCCGCGATATAGACGTACTTTCCTTCTCACCGGAGCTTTTCTTTGAGAGAAAAGGGACAACGCTTGTTACCAAACCGATGAAAGGAACTTATCAAAGAGGTAAATCCGAAAAAGAAGATGAAAAAAACGTCCGAATTCTTCTGAATTCCGAAAAAGAGAAAGCGGAAAACCTGATGATTACGGATCTAATGCGAAACGATCTTGGAAAGATTAGCAAAAAAGGAAGTGTTCAAGTCCCAGCCTTGTTTTCCGTAGAAAAGTACAAAACGATTTTTCAGATGACGAGTACGATTCGATCCGAACTTTCAGATTGGGTCGAATGGAAAGATATTTTCAGAGAACTTTTTCCGGGTGGATCCATTACTGGCGCTCCGAAATTTAGAGCGATGCAATTGATCCAACAATTGGAAAAAGCAAGGGGAATTTATACAGGCGCGATCGGAGTCATTGGACCCAATCAAGACGCAGTTTTTTCGATCGGGATCCGAACTTTGGAATTAAAAAAAGGAAAAGGAAATATCGGAATCGGTTCGGGAATCACGTGGGATTCAGATCCCGAAAAAGAATGGCTTGAAATTCTAGAAAAGGCAAAATTTTTCACAGAAGCACCACAAGGATTTTCCCTTTTCGAGACTATACTTTACAAAAACGGAATATTTTACTTTCTAAAAGAACATCTGGAAAGAATCAAAAAATCAGCTAAGATTTTTCGATTCCCCTTCTCAAAAAAAGAATGGGACACTTCTCTGAAACAAATCGCCTCAATCTCTCCCGGCCCGAACTCATATCGAATCAAAATCAGCCTAAATTCCCTTGGAAAATTTCATTTCGAATCGCACAAACTTTCGAAATTTCAAAAGGAAGGTATCTTGCAAATCAGTGAAATTGAAATTGATTCTTCCTCGGAATTTAGAAAGCATAAAACAAATTTGAGAGAAATATACGATCGGGAAGGAAAATATTCCAGAGACGCGGGTTATATCGACACTTTATACTTAAATGAAAAAAAGGAAATCACGGAAGGAAGTATCAGTAATATATTCGTAAAAATCGGAGACTCGTATTTTACTCCTCCGATTTCTTCAGGAGTTCTTCCCGGCATTTTTCGAAATCGCCTTTTAAAACGAAACGGATTTTACGAGAAAACTCTCTCTTTAGATGACTTACAAAGATCAAGCTCGGTATTTCTATGTAACTCTCTCCGAGGAATCTTAAGAGTGAAAGAAGTTCGCAATTCTAAAAAAGAATAA
- a CDS encoding MASE1 domain-containing protein, giving the protein MSLRFKGIIRISGIVFISGFIYYAFTQIGRDDSIYPSYTSPVWLASGVALGLTLLLGNCAIFGIFFASFLSSSGMDLLSGVWIGIGKNLYLSFLIGFFSALQSYIGKVVLSGRIPKYRISDRTQFVFLFIFLEAIVCMISSMGSVASMYFLGKIEFSSIRQSWLTWWIKDALGVYIGTPFILFWFQGYYKMPQWKEFLESTVLFLLIVFFSLASFGFITPISSFGYPLGYVLVPLILWSAFRLGERASSLAVVLSSIIAILGMVLESPQLYGESMNVSNILLQFFVAVLSITSLLVASMVNERKEAENQLRISHQNLEEKVEKRTHEFLRSNEILREEIQEKNEARAALEKSQIRYMGLFEHLPVAIIEADYSKLKQVLDSLPFDIQGDAFSDYVETHPDFVRLCFDSIQVVGVNQETVNLLRVESADAVYKNWKLFFSQDNFKVFRRVLRKIREKSYFYEVEVDFKVYDNTRLNIKIRWSVPPGFESSLSSVIVTLLDFTEIKSAERKLQLSLDEKEVMLKEIHHRVKNNLQVISSLLSMQSDYVQDKQSLSVFIESQNRLRTMSMIHEELYQSENLGKIQYSVYIEKLLNQLFQVYGKSDSVALVTVLESLDITINRAIPIGLIINELVSNSLKYAFPEEESITRKPELKISLSKLNENLEMRIEDNGIGMPFGFDLEDSNSLGLKLVNILVRQLGGKIDFSSDSKKGTQFKIHIPLSVNLI; this is encoded by the coding sequence TTGTCTCTTCGTTTCAAAGGAATTATAAGAATCTCGGGAATCGTTTTTATTTCCGGATTTATCTATTATGCTTTCACACAAATCGGAAGAGACGACTCGATTTATCCGAGTTATACTTCTCCGGTTTGGCTTGCTTCGGGAGTTGCGCTTGGTCTTACTTTGCTTTTGGGAAATTGCGCGATCTTTGGGATTTTTTTTGCTTCTTTCCTTTCCAGTTCAGGAATGGATTTATTATCCGGAGTATGGATCGGCATTGGAAAAAATTTGTATCTTAGTTTTTTGATCGGTTTTTTTTCCGCACTTCAAAGTTATATAGGAAAGGTTGTTCTTTCCGGTAGAATTCCCAAATACAGAATTTCAGATCGTACTCAGTTCGTATTTCTTTTTATTTTTCTCGAAGCGATCGTATGTATGATCAGTTCAATGGGTTCTGTAGCTTCGATGTATTTTTTAGGAAAGATTGAATTTTCCTCAATTCGTCAAAGCTGGTTGACTTGGTGGATTAAAGACGCGCTCGGAGTTTATATCGGAACTCCGTTTATTCTTTTCTGGTTTCAAGGTTATTATAAAATGCCTCAATGGAAAGAATTTTTAGAATCCACGGTGTTGTTTCTTTTGATCGTATTCTTTTCTCTTGCTTCTTTTGGTTTTATTACGCCGATTTCTTCTTTCGGTTATCCGTTAGGTTATGTTTTAGTTCCATTGATTCTGTGGTCCGCATTTCGATTAGGAGAAAGGGCCAGTAGTTTAGCTGTCGTTCTTTCTTCCATCATTGCGATTTTGGGAATGGTTTTGGAATCTCCACAACTCTACGGAGAATCTATGAATGTGTCTAATATTCTCCTTCAATTCTTTGTTGCAGTATTGTCGATCACAAGTCTGCTCGTTGCGAGTATGGTGAATGAAAGAAAAGAAGCGGAAAATCAGCTTAGGATTTCCCATCAAAATTTGGAAGAAAAGGTTGAAAAAAGGACTCACGAGTTTCTTCGTTCCAACGAAATTCTTCGGGAAGAAATTCAAGAGAAAAATGAGGCAAGAGCGGCTCTTGAAAAAAGTCAGATTCGATACATGGGGTTGTTTGAACATCTTCCCGTTGCGATAATCGAGGCGGATTATTCCAAACTCAAACAAGTTTTAGATAGCCTTCCTTTTGATATTCAAGGAGATGCTTTTTCGGATTACGTAGAAACTCATCCCGATTTTGTTCGGCTTTGTTTTGACTCTATCCAAGTAGTCGGTGTCAATCAAGAAACAGTAAACTTATTGAGAGTCGAATCCGCGGATGCGGTTTACAAAAATTGGAAACTTTTTTTCAGTCAGGATAACTTCAAGGTTTTCAGGAGAGTTTTAAGGAAGATTCGTGAAAAATCTTATTTTTACGAGGTCGAAGTCGATTTTAAGGTTTACGACAATACGAGGCTGAATATCAAAATTCGTTGGTCTGTTCCACCGGGATTTGAATCTTCTCTTTCGAGCGTGATTGTAACCCTTCTTGATTTTACAGAGATCAAATCAGCGGAAAGAAAATTGCAGCTTTCTCTGGATGAAAAAGAGGTTATGTTAAAGGAAATTCATCACAGAGTAAAAAATAATCTTCAAGTAATTTCCTCGTTATTATCTATGCAGTCCGATTACGTTCAGGATAAACAAAGCCTTTCCGTTTTTATAGAAAGCCAAAATCGACTCAGAACAATGTCTATGATTCACGAGGAGCTCTATCAATCGGAGAATTTAGGGAAAATTCAGTATTCCGTTTATATCGAAAAACTTTTAAATCAACTTTTCCAAGTTTATGGAAAATCCGATTCGGTTGCATTGGTAACCGTATTGGAATCTTTGGATATCACTATCAATCGTGCGATTCCGATTGGATTGATTATCAACGAATTAGTTTCAAATTCTCTAAAATATGCTTTTCCGGAGGAAGAATCGATTACAAGAAAACCGGAGCTGAAGATTTCGCTTTCCAAATTGAATGAAAATTTGGAAATGCGAATTGAGGACAACGGAATCGGTATGCCTTTCGGTTTTGATTTGGAAGATTCCAATTCTCTCGGACTAAAACTTGTGAATATACTCGTAAGACAACTGGGCGGTAAAATCGATTTTTCATCCGATTCTAAAAAGGGAACACAGTTTAAAATTCACATTCCTCTTTCAGTTAATTTAATTTGA
- a CDS encoding aminotransferase class I/II-fold pyridoxal phosphate-dependent enzyme, producing the protein MLQEINEPHRTLCGERIPFENIHAVSVSLPQLSDVIGYEEKRTETLSRLKSGYPRFVAHSYIARILDYNRETRKIDTPQFIVSSLKAANTIVQKFSIQKHEIFEDEGIVTLVIPNLKDLEKEILSFIQHTGCLASSRMAEDFLLKKGILQEIFREKVEKENPIQKILSTLSSFYGDLNPEILLSISGMNGVYSVFESLDRIQRNKGKTIWIRLGWLYVDNIRILEKYTKDSYVIHNVTDLENLEQFLRQNSKQVAGIITECPTNPLLLVPNYEKLKSIVDQYQIPLIADISVAGSAVINVLPYVDVIVESLTKFACGNGDLMMGSVILNKGSHWFSEIFPICKELVEAPYLRDCERLAYEIQGYEERVIKISANVKTLAEYFLQQPGIRNVFWTGSSKNFEKITRLPGIQAGVLSIELSIPLEKFYDRLTLLKGPSFGTEFTLNMLYVYLAHYELVIQEEGRKFLKENGLDPNLIRISVGIENPDLLIQEYKKAFKA; encoded by the coding sequence ATGTTACAAGAAATCAACGAACCTCATCGAACACTTTGTGGGGAAAGAATTCCCTTTGAGAACATTCACGCAGTTTCTGTAAGTCTTCCCCAACTGTCAGATGTGATCGGTTATGAAGAAAAAAGAACGGAAACCCTTTCTAGATTGAAGTCGGGTTATCCCAGATTTGTGGCACATTCTTATATCGCGAGAATTTTAGACTACAATCGAGAAACGAGAAAAATCGATACTCCTCAGTTCATCGTATCTTCCCTAAAAGCGGCAAATACAATCGTACAAAAATTTTCCATTCAAAAACACGAAATTTTCGAAGATGAAGGAATCGTAACCCTAGTTATTCCGAACTTAAAAGATTTAGAAAAAGAAATTCTTTCTTTTATTCAACATACCGGATGTCTTGCATCTTCCAGAATGGCGGAAGACTTCCTTTTAAAAAAAGGAATTCTACAAGAAATTTTCAGAGAGAAAGTTGAAAAAGAAAATCCGATTCAGAAAATCCTATCCACGCTATCTTCCTTCTACGGAGATCTAAATCCTGAAATTCTTCTTTCCATTTCAGGTATGAACGGAGTTTATTCCGTTTTCGAATCCTTAGATCGTATCCAAAGAAACAAAGGAAAAACGATCTGGATCAGATTGGGTTGGCTTTACGTAGATAATATTAGAATTTTAGAAAAATATACGAAAGATTCTTACGTGATCCATAACGTGACGGATCTGGAAAATCTAGAGCAATTCTTAAGACAAAACTCAAAACAGGTCGCGGGAATCATCACCGAATGCCCCACAAATCCTCTCCTTTTAGTTCCCAACTATGAAAAACTAAAATCCATCGTGGATCAATATCAGATTCCATTGATTGCGGATATTTCCGTCGCAGGTTCAGCGGTGATCAATGTTCTTCCTTACGTAGACGTCATTGTAGAAAGTTTAACCAAGTTCGCCTGTGGAAACGGAGATCTCATGATGGGATCCGTCATTTTAAACAAAGGCTCACATTGGTTTTCCGAAATCTTCCCTATATGTAAAGAATTAGTCGAAGCACCGTATCTCAGAGATTGCGAAAGGCTCGCCTATGAAATCCAAGGATACGAGGAAAGGGTTATCAAGATCAGTGCGAACGTTAAAACGCTCGCGGAATATTTTTTACAACAACCGGGTATTAGAAACGTATTCTGGACGGGATCTTCCAAAAACTTCGAAAAGATCACGAGACTTCCGGGCATACAGGCAGGAGTTTTATCGATTGAACTTTCGATTCCATTAGAAAAGTTTTATGATCGACTCACTCTATTGAAAGGACCAAGTTTCGGAACCGAGTTTACTCTCAATATGTTATATGTTTATCTGGCTCATTACGAATTAGTAATTCAGGAAGAAGGAAGAAAATTCCTAAAAGAAAACGGACTGGATCCAAACTTGATTCGAATCTCTGTCGGTATCGAAAACCCGGATCTTCTCATTCAAGAATACAAAAAAGCCTTCAAAGCTTAA
- the prfA gene encoding peptide chain release factor 1 produces the protein MIDRLEKIQEKYLRISEELNLAKDPSSLKNLYKERSRLTPLYLKVEEYLKIHKDKKDAEELIPSEKDEEMHFMLKEEIRQASAKLEELEKELEILLLPPDPNSGKNILVEIRAGTGGEEAGLFVADLFRMYSKFADKQKIKSEIIDSAPTGIGGLKEIIFALEDERAYDLFKFEGGAHRVQRIPSTESGGRIHTSAVTVAVLPEADEEEIEINENDLRIDVYRSSGAGGQHVNTTDSAVRITHIPTGVVVACQDEKSQHKNKAKALRILSARILEKQAEDKKQASDAIKKQMVGSGDRSERVRTYNFPQGRCTDHRIGFTSHNLSAIMEGDLEELIGALTEEDRARKISETQAHFGRI, from the coding sequence ATGATAGACAGACTTGAAAAAATACAAGAAAAATACCTTCGAATCAGCGAAGAGTTAAATTTGGCTAAAGATCCTTCTTCACTCAAAAACCTTTACAAGGAAAGATCTAGACTAACCCCTCTTTATCTCAAAGTGGAGGAATATCTCAAAATCCATAAAGATAAAAAAGATGCAGAAGAATTGATTCCATCCGAAAAGGATGAGGAAATGCATTTCATGCTCAAAGAAGAAATTCGTCAAGCGAGCGCGAAATTGGAGGAATTGGAAAAAGAACTCGAAATTCTACTTTTACCTCCCGATCCGAACTCGGGAAAAAACATCCTTGTAGAAATCAGAGCTGGAACCGGTGGAGAAGAGGCCGGTTTATTTGTGGCAGATCTTTTTAGAATGTATTCTAAATTCGCTGATAAACAAAAAATCAAAAGTGAAATCATCGATTCTGCTCCCACCGGAATCGGCGGGTTGAAAGAAATTATTTTCGCATTGGAAGACGAACGGGCTTATGATCTTTTCAAATTCGAAGGCGGGGCACATCGGGTTCAAAGAATTCCAAGCACCGAGTCTGGAGGAAGAATCCACACGAGTGCGGTGACCGTCGCAGTCCTCCCCGAAGCGGATGAAGAAGAAATCGAAATCAATGAAAATGATCTTCGGATTGATGTATATCGTTCCTCCGGAGCAGGTGGCCAACACGTAAATACAACCGACTCTGCGGTTCGAATCACTCACATTCCGACCGGAGTTGTGGTTGCTTGTCAGGATGAAAAGTCCCAGCACAAAAACAAAGCCAAGGCTCTGAGGATTTTAAGCGCGAGAATTCTTGAGAAACAAGCCGAAGATAAAAAACAGGCTTCGGACGCGATCAAGAAACAAATGGTAGGAAGCGGAGATCGTTCCGAACGAGTAAGGACCTACAACTTTCCTCAAGGAAGATGTACCGATCACAGAATTGGATTCACAAGCCATAACCTTTCTGCGATCATGGAAGGGGATTTGGAAGAACTGATCGGAGCCTTAACCGAAGAAGACAGAGCCCGAAAAATTTCAGAAACGCAAGCCCACTTCGGTCGAATTTAG
- a CDS encoding rhomboid family intramembrane serine protease: MIRILIFEFPLTTFFVFLMVATFFIVNIFLPEHLIRQYFLNHPGQIQPVSWIGAVFYHGSLIHLFGNMFYLFFLGRAVEYKAGKGKWLLFFFMAALISSLLDSFIRGVILHDSTPVVGASGAISGIAAVAALLSPFSLRFNHKNIPFPVFLVAWIMVYSDLTNVFTEDGVARWAHLGGFISVIFAAYFLKPTERKQLHSGFILNLIFIILALILAFFYSSR, translated from the coding sequence TTGATTCGGATTCTTATTTTTGAATTTCCCTTAACTACTTTTTTCGTTTTTTTAATGGTCGCGACTTTTTTTATCGTGAACATTTTTCTTCCGGAACATCTGATTCGACAATATTTCCTAAATCATCCCGGACAAATCCAACCCGTGTCTTGGATTGGAGCCGTATTCTATCATGGAAGTTTAATACACTTATTTGGGAATATGTTTTATCTTTTTTTCCTGGGTAGAGCCGTAGAATACAAAGCAGGAAAAGGAAAATGGCTTTTGTTCTTTTTTATGGCAGCTTTAATTTCTTCCTTATTGGATTCTTTTATTCGCGGAGTCATCTTACACGATTCGACTCCAGTGGTCGGCGCTTCAGGCGCTATCTCAGGCATAGCCGCAGTAGCCGCATTACTTTCTCCATTTTCTCTTCGTTTCAACCATAAGAACATTCCATTTCCAGTTTTTTTAGTGGCATGGATTATGGTTTATTCCGATCTTACGAACGTTTTTACCGAAGACGGGGTTGCACGTTGGGCCCATTTAGGCGGTTTTATTTCCGTCATCTTTGCAGCTTATTTTTTAAAACCTACGGAAAGAAAACAGCTTCATTCCGGTTTTATCCTTAACTTAATCTTCATCATATTGGCTTTGATTCTAGCCTTCTTTTATTCAAGCCGTTGA
- a CDS encoding TetR/AcrR family transcriptional regulator, whose product MVSKKTTNVKKVANSESGKNADLLNPRKKPSQKRSINRVQRILDVVAGLLEKNGPETITTNMIAIEASIPIGSLYQYFPNKHAVLNAVGQRHLERINSMLSEIFQSDLSGKSWEDLIDLAIDSFANFYLTEPGFAPLWSSIKQDPELVEINRENNLKISEKVSMILSQFNVDLAENRIISKIIVEVTDAILNLWLREQKDKEFSDKIIIELKIILKSYLTRYFPGGQNHLDSDSYF is encoded by the coding sequence TTGGTTTCAAAGAAAACGACCAACGTAAAGAAAGTTGCAAATAGTGAATCGGGAAAAAATGCAGATCTTCTCAATCCTAGGAAAAAACCTTCTCAAAAAAGATCCATCAATCGAGTTCAAAGGATTTTAGACGTGGTCGCCGGACTTTTGGAAAAGAATGGGCCCGAAACAATTACCACAAATATGATTGCAATCGAAGCAAGCATTCCGATCGGTTCCTTATATCAGTATTTTCCGAATAAACACGCAGTTTTAAACGCAGTCGGCCAAAGACATTTGGAAAGAATCAATTCAATGCTTTCCGAAATTTTTCAATCCGACCTTAGCGGAAAATCTTGGGAAGATTTGATCGATTTAGCAATCGATTCTTTTGCAAACTTTTATCTTACGGAACCCGGTTTTGCCCCTCTTTGGTCTTCTATAAAACAAGATCCCGAGCTGGTCGAAATCAATCGGGAGAATAATTTAAAAATCTCCGAGAAGGTTTCTATGATTCTTTCTCAATTTAACGTGGATCTTGCCGAAAATAGAATTATCTCGAAAATTATTGTGGAAGTTACTGACGCAATTTTAAACCTCTGGCTCCGAGAGCAAAAGGATAAGGAATTTTCAGACAAAATAATCATCGAATTGAAAATCATTTTAAAATCTTATCTGACTCGATACTTCCCCGGAGGGCAAAACCACCTTGATTCGGATTCTTATTTTTGA